A portion of the Leifsonia sp. EB41 genome contains these proteins:
- the rpsL gene encoding 30S ribosomal protein S12: MPTIQQLVRKGRTPKVTKTKAPALKSNPQQRGVCTRVYTTTPKKPNSALRKVARVKLSNGTEVTAYIPGEGHNLQEHSMVLVRGGRVKDLPGVRYKIVRGALDTQAVKNRKQARSRYGAKMEKK, from the coding sequence GTGCCAACCATTCAGCAGTTGGTTCGGAAGGGCCGGACGCCGAAGGTCACCAAGACCAAGGCTCCCGCCCTGAAGTCCAACCCCCAGCAGCGCGGCGTGTGCACCCGTGTCTACACCACCACCCCCAAGAAGCCGAACTCCGCGCTCCGCAAGGTCGCGCGTGTCAAGCTCTCGAACGGGACCGAGGTCACCGCGTACATCCCCGGTGAGGGCCACAACCTGCAGGAGCACTCGATGGTGCTCGTCCGCGGCGGCCGTGTGAAGGACCTGCCCGGCGTCCGCTACAAGATCGTCCGTGGCGCGCTCGACACCCAGGCCGTCAAGAACCGCAAGCAGGCTCGCAGCCGCTACGGCGCGAAGATGGAGAAGAAGTAA
- the tuf gene encoding elongation factor Tu, which translates to MAKAKFERTKPHVNIGTIGHVDHGKTTLTAAISKVLADKYPSATNVQRDFASIDSAPEERQRGITINISHVEYETPKRHYAHVDAPGHADYIKNMITGAAQMDGAILVVAATDGPMAQTREHVLLAKQVGVPYLLVALNKSDMVDDEEILELVELEVRELLSSQDFDGDNAPVVRVSGLKALEGDEKWVQSVLDLMDAVDESIPDPVRDKDKPFLMPIEDVFTITGRGTVVTGRAERGTLAINSEVEIVGIRPTQKTTVTGIEMFHKQLDEAWAGENCGLLLRGTKREDVERGQVVVKPGSVTPHTNFEGTAYILSKEEGGRHNPFYTNYRPQFYFRTTDVTGVISLPEGTEMVMPGDTTDMSVELIQPIAMEEGLGFAIREGGRTVGAGTVTKINK; encoded by the coding sequence GTGGCTAAGGCCAAGTTCGAGCGGACTAAGCCGCACGTGAACATCGGAACCATCGGTCACGTCGACCACGGCAAGACGACGCTCACCGCGGCGATCTCCAAGGTGCTTGCTGACAAGTACCCGTCGGCGACCAACGTGCAGCGCGACTTCGCGTCGATCGACTCGGCTCCGGAAGAGCGTCAGCGTGGTATCACGATCAACATCTCGCACGTCGAGTACGAGACCCCGAAGCGTCACTACGCGCACGTCGACGCCCCGGGTCACGCCGACTACATCAAGAACATGATCACCGGTGCGGCCCAGATGGACGGCGCGATCCTCGTGGTCGCCGCCACCGACGGCCCGATGGCTCAGACCCGCGAGCACGTGCTGCTGGCCAAGCAGGTCGGCGTTCCGTACCTGCTCGTCGCGCTGAACAAGTCCGACATGGTCGACGACGAGGAGATCCTGGAGCTCGTCGAGCTCGAGGTCCGCGAGCTGCTCTCCAGCCAGGACTTCGACGGCGACAACGCCCCGGTCGTGCGCGTCTCGGGCCTCAAGGCTCTCGAGGGCGACGAGAAGTGGGTCCAGTCGGTCCTCGACCTCATGGACGCCGTCGACGAGTCCATCCCGGACCCGGTGCGCGACAAGGACAAGCCGTTCCTGATGCCGATCGAGGACGTCTTCACGATCACCGGTCGTGGCACCGTCGTCACCGGTCGCGCCGAGCGTGGCACCCTCGCCATCAACTCCGAGGTCGAGATCGTCGGCATCCGCCCGACGCAGAAGACCACGGTCACGGGTATCGAGATGTTCCACAAGCAGCTCGACGAGGCCTGGGCCGGCGAGAACTGTGGTCTGCTCCTCCGCGGCACCAAGCGCGAGGACGTGGAGCGCGGCCAGGTCGTCGTGAAGCCGGGTTCGGTCACGCCGCACACCAACTTCGAGGGCACTGCCTACATCCTCTCGAAGGAGGAGGGTGGCCGTCACAACCCCTTCTACACGAACTACCGTCCGCAGTTCTACTTCCGTACCACCGACGTCACCGGCGTCATCTCGCTGCCCGAGGGCACCGAGATGGTCATGCCCGGCGACACCACCGACATGTCGGTCGAGCTGATCCAGCCGATCGCCATGGAGGAGGGCCTCGGCTTCGCCATCCGTGAGGGTGGCCGCACCGTGGGCGCCGGTACGGTGACCAAGATCAACAAGTAA
- the rpsG gene encoding 30S ribosomal protein S7, with product MPRKGPAPKRPVVADPVYGAPVVSQLVNKILLDGKKGLAERIVYDALEGVSTKSGQDAVVTLKKALDNIRPTLEVRSRRVGGSTYQVPVEVKPHRANTLALRWLTSYAKGRREKTMTERLTNEILDASNGLGAAVKRREDTHKMAESNKAFAHYRW from the coding sequence ATGCCTCGCAAGGGTCCCGCTCCGAAGCGCCCCGTCGTCGCCGACCCGGTGTACGGCGCGCCGGTCGTCAGCCAGCTCGTCAACAAGATCCTCCTCGACGGCAAGAAGGGCCTTGCCGAGCGCATCGTCTACGACGCGCTCGAGGGCGTCTCGACCAAGTCCGGCCAGGACGCGGTCGTCACCCTCAAGAAGGCGCTCGACAACATCCGCCCGACCCTCGAGGTCCGCAGCCGCCGCGTCGGTGGCTCGACCTACCAGGTGCCGGTCGAGGTCAAGCCGCACCGCGCCAACACCCTCGCGCTGCGCTGGCTCACCAGCTACGCCAAGGGCCGTCGCGAGAAGACGATGACCGAGCGTCTCACCAACGAGATCCTCGACGCCTCGAACGGCCTGGGCGCCGCTGTCAAGCGCCGCGAGGACACGCACAAGATGGCCGAGTCGAACAAGGCCTTCGCGCACTACCGCTGGTAA
- the fusA gene encoding elongation factor G: protein MAQDVLTDLNKVRNIGIMAHIDAGKTTTTERILFYTGVNHKIGETHDGASTTDWMEQEKERGITITSAAVTCFWNKNQINIIDTPGHVDFTVEVERSLRVLDGAVAVFDAKEGVEPQSETVWRQADKYVVPRICFVNKMDKLGADFYFTVDTIVSRLGAKPLVMQLPIGSESDFVGVVDLVEMRALVWPGDAKGDVTMGAKYEVQEIPADLQEKAEEYRNRLLETVAETDDALLEKFFGGEEITIPEIKAAIRKLTVNNEIYPVLCGSAFKNRGVQPMLDAVIDYLPSPLDVPAIEAHNPRDEEQVILRHADATEPFSALAFKVAVHPFFGRLTYVRVYSGRVDSGAGVVNSTKGKKERIGKIFQMHANKENPVDFVTAGNIYAVIGLKDTTTGDTLSDPDHQVVLESMTFPEPVIEVAIEPKTKADQEKLGTAIQKLAEEDPTFRTEQNQETGQTVIKGMGELHLDILVDRMKREFNVEANVGKPQVAYRETLRRTVEKYDYTHKKQTGGSGQFAKVQITLEPLEVTPETSYEFVNAVTGGRVPREYIPSVDAGIQDAMQVGVLAGFPTVGVKAILVDGASHDVDSSEMAFKIAGSMAYKEAARKANPVLLEPLMAVEVRTPEEYMGDVIGDLNSRRGQIQSMEDASGVKVVRANVPLSEMFGYIGDLRSKTSGRAVYSMQFDSYAEVPKAVADEIVQKSKGE from the coding sequence GTGGCACAGGACGTGCTCACCGACCTCAACAAGGTCCGCAACATCGGCATCATGGCCCACATCGATGCCGGCAAGACCACCACGACCGAGCGCATCCTGTTCTACACGGGCGTCAACCACAAGATCGGTGAGACGCACGACGGCGCCTCGACCACCGACTGGATGGAGCAGGAGAAGGAGCGCGGCATCACCATCACGTCCGCCGCGGTCACCTGTTTCTGGAACAAGAACCAGATCAACATCATCGACACCCCGGGTCACGTCGACTTCACGGTCGAGGTGGAGCGCTCGCTCCGCGTCCTCGACGGTGCCGTCGCCGTCTTCGACGCGAAGGAGGGCGTCGAGCCCCAGTCGGAGACCGTGTGGCGTCAGGCCGACAAGTACGTCGTCCCGCGCATCTGCTTCGTCAACAAGATGGACAAGCTGGGCGCCGACTTCTACTTCACCGTCGACACCATCGTCTCCCGCCTCGGCGCCAAGCCGCTGGTGATGCAGCTCCCGATCGGCTCCGAGTCCGACTTCGTCGGCGTCGTCGACCTGGTCGAGATGCGCGCGCTGGTCTGGCCCGGCGACGCCAAGGGTGACGTGACCATGGGCGCCAAGTACGAGGTCCAGGAGATCCCCGCCGACCTTCAGGAGAAGGCCGAGGAGTACCGCAACCGTCTCCTCGAGACCGTCGCCGAGACCGACGACGCGCTGCTCGAGAAGTTCTTCGGCGGCGAAGAGATCACCATCCCGGAGATCAAGGCCGCCATCCGCAAGCTCACGGTCAACAACGAGATCTACCCGGTCCTCTGCGGCTCCGCGTTCAAGAACCGCGGTGTGCAGCCGATGCTCGACGCCGTGATCGACTACCTTCCGTCGCCGCTCGACGTGCCCGCCATCGAGGCGCACAACCCGCGCGACGAGGAGCAGGTCATCCTGCGCCACGCCGACGCCACCGAGCCGTTCTCGGCGCTCGCGTTCAAGGTCGCCGTGCACCCGTTCTTCGGTCGCCTGACCTACGTCCGCGTGTACTCGGGCCGCGTCGACTCCGGAGCCGGTGTCGTGAACTCGACCAAGGGCAAGAAGGAGCGCATCGGCAAGATCTTCCAGATGCACGCCAACAAGGAGAACCCGGTCGACTTCGTCACCGCCGGCAACATCTACGCGGTGATCGGCCTCAAGGACACCACCACCGGTGACACCCTGAGCGACCCGGACCACCAGGTCGTCCTCGAGTCGATGACCTTCCCGGAGCCCGTCATCGAGGTCGCCATCGAGCCGAAGACCAAGGCCGACCAGGAGAAGCTCGGCACGGCCATCCAGAAGCTCGCCGAAGAGGACCCGACGTTCCGCACCGAGCAGAACCAGGAGACCGGTCAGACGGTCATCAAGGGCATGGGCGAGCTGCACCTCGACATCCTCGTCGACCGCATGAAGCGCGAGTTCAACGTCGAGGCCAACGTCGGCAAGCCGCAGGTGGCCTACCGCGAGACCCTCCGCCGCACGGTGGAGAAGTACGACTACACCCACAAGAAGCAGACCGGTGGTTCCGGTCAGTTCGCTAAGGTGCAGATCACCCTGGAGCCGCTCGAGGTGACCCCGGAGACCTCGTACGAGTTCGTGAACGCCGTCACCGGCGGTCGCGTCCCGCGCGAGTACATCCCCTCGGTCGACGCGGGCATCCAGGACGCGATGCAGGTCGGCGTGCTCGCCGGCTTCCCGACGGTGGGTGTCAAGGCGATCCTCGTCGACGGTGCCTCGCACGACGTCGACTCCTCGGAGATGGCGTTCAAGATCGCCGGCTCGATGGCCTACAAGGAGGCTGCGCGCAAGGCGAACCCGGTGCTCCTCGAGCCGCTCATGGCGGTCGAGGTGCGTACGCCGGAGGAGTACATGGGCGACGTCATCGGCGACCTCAACTCCCGCCGTGGACAGATCCAGTCCATGGAGGACGCGAGCGGCGTCAAGGTCGTCCGCGCCAACGTCCCGCTGTCCGAGATGTTCGGCTACATCGGCGACCTGAGGTCCAAGACCTCGGGCCGCGCGGTGTACTCGATGCAGTTCGACAGCTACGCGGAGGTCCCGAAGGCTGTGGCCGACGAGATCGTCCAGAAGAGCAAGGGCGAGTGA
- a CDS encoding choice-of-anchor L domain-containing protein, whose product MPSRHSRARTRSFPTRLVAAVGGLVLVATPLTLAGPAAVGDPAQSVTDGTTSSVESFVAQLVGEGVTTSGIRFTGDPRAIGAFAGMDALGLASGVALSTGLVAETPGPHGHSLSTRLGTPGDEDATALAGARTRDAAVLEFDVVPTSTSLSIDYVFGSAEYNDWVGKGFNDVFGFFVNGANCAVIGEEPVSVDSVNAGSNAELFVDNTAGSVDTALNGFTVPLRCVAPVSAHEQNHVKLVIADVSDAILDSVVLLAAGGVVSNAPPAAADFAFTLSAGSSASVEFPGTDPDGDELTYAIVSEPAHGTFRSTGSGGVYTPEAGFAGADAFEYTVSDGHSTAGPYRVDIEVVEDAALTPSVRDLHYTAFAGEDTPISLVASAADGSAPEEGSVQIDVVAEPSHGVLSGEGVHRSYRSDPAHVGADAFVYTATVAGRTSASATVTLDVVTRPVPAITGRTVPVFPPGPVSVVERSRSLAGTGATVEIIPLASLAIGAGTAGAAVLCVGLLLRSRRTRS is encoded by the coding sequence GTGCCCTCGCGCCACTCCCGTGCTCGTACCCGCTCCTTCCCGACCCGTCTCGTCGCCGCGGTCGGAGGCCTCGTCCTCGTAGCGACGCCGCTCACGCTCGCCGGGCCGGCCGCGGTGGGCGACCCCGCTCAGTCGGTGACGGACGGGACGACGTCCTCCGTCGAGTCCTTCGTCGCGCAGCTCGTGGGCGAGGGCGTCACCACCTCGGGCATCCGCTTCACCGGCGACCCGCGCGCGATCGGCGCCTTCGCCGGGATGGACGCGCTCGGTCTCGCGTCGGGTGTCGCGCTCAGCACCGGTCTGGTCGCGGAGACCCCTGGCCCTCACGGGCACAGCCTGTCGACGCGACTGGGCACTCCGGGGGACGAGGACGCCACCGCTCTGGCAGGCGCGCGGACCCGGGACGCGGCCGTCTTGGAGTTCGATGTCGTGCCGACTTCGACCTCCCTCTCGATCGACTACGTGTTCGGGTCGGCCGAGTACAACGACTGGGTCGGCAAGGGCTTCAACGACGTGTTCGGCTTCTTCGTCAATGGCGCGAACTGCGCGGTTATCGGTGAGGAGCCCGTCAGCGTCGACTCGGTGAACGCGGGCAGCAACGCGGAACTCTTCGTGGACAACACGGCCGGTTCGGTCGATACGGCGCTCAACGGCTTCACCGTCCCTCTTCGCTGCGTCGCCCCGGTGTCCGCGCACGAGCAGAATCACGTCAAGCTCGTCATCGCGGATGTCTCGGACGCGATCCTCGACTCGGTGGTGCTCCTGGCCGCGGGCGGCGTCGTGTCGAACGCTCCGCCGGCGGCGGCCGATTTCGCGTTCACTCTGTCGGCCGGGTCGTCGGCCTCGGTGGAGTTCCCCGGCACGGACCCGGACGGCGACGAGCTGACGTACGCGATCGTCTCCGAGCCGGCCCACGGCACGTTCCGGTCGACCGGCTCCGGCGGCGTCTACACCCCCGAAGCGGGTTTCGCCGGGGCGGATGCGTTCGAGTACACGGTCAGCGACGGCCACTCCACCGCCGGCCCGTACCGCGTGGACATCGAGGTGGTCGAGGACGCCGCGCTCACTCCGTCCGTGCGCGACCTGCATTACACCGCGTTCGCGGGGGAGGACACGCCGATCAGCCTGGTCGCCTCCGCTGCCGACGGTTCTGCTCCGGAGGAGGGGTCTGTGCAGATCGATGTCGTGGCCGAGCCGTCCCACGGCGTCCTCAGCGGCGAGGGTGTGCACCGCAGCTACCGGAGCGACCCGGCACATGTCGGAGCCGACGCATTCGTCTACACCGCCACCGTCGCGGGCCGGACGAGCGCGTCCGCGACCGTGACGCTGGATGTCGTCACCCGTCCGGTGCCGGCCATCACCGGCCGTACTGTTCCGGTCTTCCCGCCCGGGCCGGTGTCCGTGGTGGAGCGTTCGCGCTCCCTCGCCGGCACCGGCGCCACCGTCGAGATCATCCCGCTCGCGTCGCTGGCGATCGGCGCCGGCACGGCCGGTGCGGCGGTCCTCTGTGTCGGCCTCCTCCTGCGATCGCGACGTACCCGTTCCTGA